CAGAGCCCATCAGAATCCAAACCTGGTGTAGTGCATCTGAAACAGTTCTGGCTGAGATGGAATGGAGCACCGGATTGCTGAGTCCGATGCTGTTTACATGTGGAGGAACAGTAAAATTTTGGCATCGAGGCATCGACTGCGACAGGCTAGCTACATCTACAGCATTGTCAACTTACGCCAGAATTGCAAGCAACAGCTGAGCCGGACGAGTCCTGATTACCAATACGATTTCACAACACAAACAGATCCAAAACCGGACTGAACCTGCTCGTTTTCTACAGATGAGGCAAGGCAGCCTGTGCCGTCAATTCCAGTGAACCTGTGACTCTTGCACCCTCCTGAACGACTCCTCTCCAACCGGAAACATTGCCGAATCTGGCTTTGCCGTCCATGCAGCGTGTTTACCCGGAACAAAGCAACTCAGCTCATGCTCACCTCACGAGGGCACGACACGCCATTGATTCCGACTACAGGGTGCATAGaataatagttaaaattttatttttctaataatttatcatatataaCAGTATATGTAATAACCTTTAGTCTAACAAGTGAAACATTTAATCCTCGCCAGCCCGTAATTGCCCACGCATAGACACTAGCCCGTAGGCCGAAGGATAGCTAGCTCCTCAGGACCCGccggtcatttttcttcaggacCCGCCGGCCGGCAAAGAGGATCGCGGCGGAGGTCCAGCGCCGGAAAGGTCCAAACCCGCGGTAGGTCACGGGCGCGCGCGCCGTTTCCTCAGAGGACAGCGATTTCAGTCACCCTCCCCCCTCTCTGCGGCTACCCTTGTCGGGCTCACCGCGCTATCCTCTCGCCATGTTCCGCGGCTCCGCGCATGCATTGCACGGCCGAGGAGCACAGAGCTAGCTATGCTTCTGGCGCTGGTGCCGGCCCGTGATCCCGCGCCGTTGGCCGCTTGCGCGCGCGTCCTGCTCCAGGTGCCGCGTGCCCGCCCCCCGCCGGCCTTCCCGTCCAACACCTGGAGCCCTCAGGGACAGCTTGGCATTGGTAAACTCCCCGCGTTGCACGGCAACTGAGACGGGATCACGCAGACTCGACCACGATTAGTGATGACTTAGATCATACTCCTACTTAGGTATAGCGTATCTTCACTGGTTATCCCTCTCATCTAATacttatctttctttttttataaatcttataattttttcacttatatttttaatagcaattttaatataaaataaataatgctAACAAACCATACGTCCGTCTGCCATATATATTTGAGATTTCCGTGTTGGTTATCAGCCATGCATGCAGATTGGCTTAACAGTTGAACTGTGCCGCTCGTGCCAGGGCTAACTCACTGTGCCGCACTTGACAACAGGGACGCGAGGTTCCTCTATAAAAGGAGACGTGTGTGTGCGTGCACAAGCACAGCCCGTCACGAGCATCGCTGTGAAGCCGGCGCAATGGCCACCTTCACCTCCGTTCGCGTTCTCCTCGTCCTAGCTGCCGTCGTCCTACCCAGCTCGTTGGCATGGAACTGCCCTCCACCGGCGCCTGGTGGGCACGGCCAGCCGTGGTACCCGCCGCCCGGCAGGGGTTCCGGCGCCGGTCACAACCCTCCGCACCACGGCAAGCCGCCCAAGCACCGCCCCAATCCCCCGTCCAAATGCCCGCCGTGCAATCCGCCGTACGCCCCTCCgaagccaccgccaccgccctaCGTCCCGCCAACTCCGCCGTACGTCCCTCCTACGCCACGGCCACCGCCCTACGCCCCGCCAACTCCGCCGTACGTCCCACCGACTCCGCCATACGTGCCTCCGACTCCACCGTACGTGCCGCCGACGCCGCCCTACgtgccgccgacgccgccgtacgtgccgccgacgccgccctacgtgccgccgacgccgccgtaCGTGCCGCCCACTCCGCCGTACGTGCCGCCGACGCCGCCCTACGTGCCGCCCACTCCGCCGTACGTGCCGCCGACGCCGCCCTACGTGCCGCCCACTCCGCCAAACGTGCCCCCGACGCCGCCAAACGTGCCCCCGACGCCGCCGGCGGGGCGGACGTGCCCGATCAACGCGCTGAAGCTGAACGCGTGCGTGGACGTGCTGGGCGGGCTGATCCACCTGGTGATCGGGCGGGAGGCGAAGTCCAAGTGCTGCCCGCTGGTGCAGGGGGTGGCGGACCTTGACGCGGCGCTCTGCCTCTGCACCACCATCCGAGCGCGCGTGCTCAACATCAACATCTACCTCCCCATCGCGCTCGAGTTGCTCATCACCTGCGGCAAGCACCCGCCGGCCGGCTTCAAGTGCCCGTCGCTCTACGACTGAGCGATCACAACAAACCAGTATGcgcgccatgcatgcatggtgcttCTTACTGGCATGGCGTGATTCATGGAATCACGTTCAAGCTAGCAGCGTCTCTACGATGCGTGTCTTAATTtctttggtgttcttgagtaATGTGCTTTTCTGTCCGATCGAAAACTTTTCGATCTTCTAAGTGCAGCTTAATCAGTCGATGTGTGCA
The sequence above is drawn from the Phragmites australis chromosome 10, lpPhrAust1.1, whole genome shotgun sequence genome and encodes:
- the LOC133930788 gene encoding 36.4 kDa proline-rich protein-like isoform X2 produces the protein MATFTSVRVLLVLAAVVLPSSLAWNCPPPAPGGHGQPWYPPPGRGSGAGHNPPHHGKPPKHRPNPPSKCPPCNPPYAPPKPPPPPYVPPTPPYVPPTPPYVPPTPPYVPPTPPYVPPTPPYVPPTPPYVPPTPPYVPPTPPYVPPTPPYVPPTPPYVPPTPPYVPPTPPNVPPTPPNVPPTPPAGRTCPINALKLNACVDVLGGLIHLVIGREAKSKCCPLVQGVADLDAALCLCTTIRARVLNINIYLPIALELLITCGKHPPAGFKCPSLYD
- the LOC133930788 gene encoding 36.4 kDa proline-rich protein-like isoform X1 — its product is MATFTSVRVLLVLAAVVLPSSLAWNCPPPAPGGHGQPWYPPPGRGSGAGHNPPHHGKPPKHRPNPPSKCPPCNPPYAPPKPPPPPYVPPTPPYVPPTPRPPPYAPPTPPYVPPTPPYVPPTPPYVPPTPPYVPPTPPYVPPTPPYVPPTPPYVPPTPPYVPPTPPYVPPTPPYVPPTPPYVPPTPPNVPPTPPNVPPTPPAGRTCPINALKLNACVDVLGGLIHLVIGREAKSKCCPLVQGVADLDAALCLCTTIRARVLNINIYLPIALELLITCGKHPPAGFKCPSLYD